A single region of the Rhizophagus irregularis chromosome 27, complete sequence genome encodes:
- a CDS encoding diphthine synthase: protein MLFIIGLGLSDEKDITIKGLEAIKSCERIYLEAYTSILMVSQEKLEELYGKKLILADREMVESQSDDILLNADKINVAFLVVGDPFGATTHADLIIRAKELLIPIQTIHNASIMNAVGACGLQLYNFGQTISIPFFTDNWRPDSFYDRIKENRNLGLHTLCLLDIKVKEQSIENLARGRKIYEFPRYMTINQAIMQLLEIEENRKQNAYTSETLAIGIARLGSLTEQIIKAGTLNQLLSEDFGPPLHSLIIVGNRMHILEADYIKYFVADKNKFDEIVKRDYKI, encoded by the exons ATGCTTTTTATAATAGGCTTAGGTTTatctgatgaaaaagataTTACGATAAAAGGTCTTGAAGCAATAAAATCATGCGAACGAATATATTTAGAGGCATATACCAGTATCTTAATGGTGTCCCAAGAGAAATTG GAAGAATTATATGGAAAAAAGCTCATATTAGCAGATAGAGAAATGGTAGAGTCACAAAGTGATGACATCTTGTTAAATGCcgataaaataaatgtagCATTTTTAGTGGTAGGAGATCCGTTTGG CGCAACGACACATGCGGATTTAATTATAAGGGCAAAAGAACTATTAATTCCAATCCAAACAATACATAATGCTTCAATAATGAATGCAGTTGGTGCTTGTGgattacaattatataattttggtcAAACTATTTCTATACCTTTTTTTACCGATAATTGGAGGCCTGATAGTTTTTATGATAGAATTAAAGAGAATAGAAATCTAGGTTTACATACTCTTTGTTTACTAgatattaaagtaaaagaacAAAGTATAGAAAATTTAGCAAG AGGTAggaaaatatatgaatttcCACGTTATATGACTATCAACCAAGCAATTATGCAATTACTGGAAATCGAAGAAAATCGCAAACaaaatg ccTATACATCTGAAACTCTGGCAATAGGTATTGCGCGTCTTGGTTCTTTAACagaacaaataattaaagctggtacattaaatcaattattatctGAAGATTTTGGTCCTCCATTACATTCTCTTATCATAGTAGGAAATAGAATGCATATTTTAGAAGCTGactacataaaatattttgtagctgataaaaacaaattcgatgaaattgtaaaaagagattataaaatataa